A genomic segment from Pseudopipra pipra isolate bDixPip1 chromosome 14, bDixPip1.hap1, whole genome shotgun sequence encodes:
- the ESRP2 gene encoding epithelial splicing regulatory protein 2 isoform X2, which yields MKRHPQSYIYEMLPLYGAYKQVPVQIRLPGLKLKLFPPVVMTASHSDSLVVLFGATAGAYGAKLGSDERELILLVWQVVDLHSKKVGTLHKSLVKADNLDLSDQCREVSALTPEGLSKAEPLDRVLQQFSQLVSSDLKVLGRNSYTLCSDGQLLIRQVLHPETSKKNLLLSDCFYSFYDLRKEFRSCYPSSAAGKDQTIKTMAEYLGLGTDEAEEDFGVWQVKTMVAIIFSMLSEDHVFTEPETVKHKYETGPCSKSETVDSETVIRARGLPWQSSDQDIARFFKGLNIAKGGVALCLNSQGRRNGEALVRFVNSEQRDLALERHKHHMGSRYIEVYKATGEEFLKIAGGTSNEVAQFLSKENQVIIRMRGLPFTATQEDVLGFLGPECPVTGGKEGLLFVKYPDGRPTGDAFVLFSCEEYAQSALKKHKEILGKRYIELFRSTAAEVQQVLNRYMSTPLIPTLPTPIIPVIPPPYTIATGSVRDCVRLRGLPYTAGIDDILEFMADATGDIKPHGVHMVLNQQGRPSGDAFIQMKSADKAFMVAQKCHKKMMKDRYVEVFQCSGEEMNFVLMGGTLNRSGLSPPPCKLPCLSPPAYAAFQTAAVIPAEAALYQPQALLPTTRTPQASAAAPPAVTYYPAQAAQLYMNYTAYYPSPPVSPTTVGYIAAPPGAVAAAATATHTPILPQPGALVRMQGLPYNTGMKEILSFFQGYQLQADSILMLYNFSGQPSGEALVTFPSLDLAKKAVAEKNGQLLGSRYVELYLV from the exons TTACATTTATGAGATGTTACCCTTGTATGGAGCCTACAAACAAGTACCTGTACAAATACGCCTGCCAGGATTAAAGCTAAAG TTGTTTCCCCCTGTGGTCATGACGGCTTCGCACAGTGACTCTTTGGTGGTGTTGTTTGGGGCAACAGCTGGTGCATATGGGGCTAAACTGGGTTCGGATGAGAGGGAACTAATTCTCTTGGTGTGGCAAGTTGTGGATCTACACAGCAAGAAG GTAGGGACACTACACAAATCCCTGGTGAAAGCAGACAACTTGGACTTAAGTGACCAGTGTCGCGAAGTCAGTGCCTTAACGCCAGAGGGACTGAGCAAAGCCGAGCCGCTGGACCGGGTTCTTCAACAG tttagtCAGCTGGTATCCAGTGATTTGAAAGTACTTGGAAGGAACTCTTACACACTCTGCAGTGATGGCCAGTTACTCATTCGACAAGTCCTCCACCCAGAAACATCCAAAAAG AACCTGCTGCTGTCAGACTGCTTCTATTCCTTCTACGACCTGCGCAAAGAGTTCCGCTCTTGCTACCCCAGTTCAGCCGCCGGCAAAGATCAGACCATCAAGACCATGGCAGAAT ATCTAGGCTTGGGGACAGATGAAGCAGAGGAGGACTTTGGCGTGTGGCAAGTGAAAACCATGGTGGCCATCATTTTCAGCATGCTCTCTGAAG ATCACGTATTTACTGAGCCTGAAACTGTGAAACACAAGTATGAAACAGGCCCTTG tAGTAAATCTGAAACTGTGGACAGTGAGACAGTAATACGTGCCAGAGGTTTGCCATGGCAGTCTTCAGACCAAGATATTGCTCGATTCTTCAAAGGTCTCAATATTGCCAA AGGTGGTGTGGCTCTTTGTCTGAATTCccaaggaagaagaaatgggGAGGCCTTAGTTCGGTTTGTAAATTCTGAACAGAGAGACCTTGCACTGGAAAGGCATAAGCATCACATGGGCAGCAGATACATTGAG GTTTACAAAGCAACTGGAGAGGAATTCTTAAAAATTGCAGGAG GCACCTCCAATGAAGTGGCCCAGTTCTTATCCAAGGAGAACCAAGTTATCATCCGGATGAGAGGCCTTCCATTCACTGCTACGCAGGAGGATGTCCTGGGCTTCCTGGGGCCCGAGTGCCCGGtcacaggagggaaagagggactTCTCTTTGTCAAGTACCCAGATGGCAGGCCCACAGGAGATGCATTTGTGTTATTTTCCTGCGAAGAATATGCACAAAGTGCGCttaaaaagcacaaagaaataCTTGGAAAACGTTACATAGAACTCTtcaggagcacagcagcagaagtcCAACAG GTACTTAATCGATATATGTCAACACCTCTCATCCCAACTCTGCCAACTCCCATCATCCCAGTCATCCCCCCCCCCTACACCATTGCCACGGGCAGTGTCCGGGACTGCGTCCGGCTCCGAGGGCTCCCTTACACCGCGGGCATCGACGACATCCTGGAATTCATGGCAGACGCCACCGGGGACATCAAGCCCCACGGAGTTCACATGGTCCTTAACCAACAG GGACGACCATCAGGTGACGCTTTTATCCAAATGAAATCTGCTGACAAAGCCTTTATGGTGGCTCaaaaatgtcacaaaaaaaTGATGAAGGACCGTTATGTGGAAGTATTCCAGTGTTCAGGAGAGGAGATGAACTTTGTTTTAATGGGTGGCACTTTAAATCGTAGTGGCTTATCCCCACCGCCATGTAAGTTACCAT GTCTCTCTCCACCAGCTTATGCTGCTTTCCAGACAGCAGCTGTGATTccagcagaggcagcactgtACCAGCCACAAGCCCTCTTGCCAACCACCAGGACTCCCCAGgcctctgcagctgctcctccagctgtcACCTACTACCCAGCTCAGGCTGCTCAGCTTTATATGAATTACACAGCTTACTATCCCAG TCCTCCAGTGTCTCCTACCACAGTGGGGTACATTGCAGCTCCCCCAGGAGCtgtagctgctgctgccactgccacccaCACTCCgatcctgccccagcctggagcgcTGGTCCGGATGCAGGGCTTGCCATACAACACAGGAATGAAGGAGATACTCAGCTTCTTCCAGGGCTACCAG CTCCAAGCAGATTCCATCCTCATGCTTTACAACTTTAGTGGCCAGCCCAGTGGCGAGGCATTGGTGACTTTTCCAAGCCTGGATCTAGCTAAGAAAGCAGTGGCTGAGAAAAATGGACAGCTCCTGGGAAGCCGCTATGTAGAATTGTACCTGGTCTGA
- the ESRP2 gene encoding epithelial splicing regulatory protein 2 isoform X5 encodes MTASHSDSLVVLFGATAGAYGAKLGSDERELILLVWQVVDLHSKKVGTLHKSLVKADNLDLSDQCREVSALTPEGLSKAEPLDRVLQQFSQLVSSDLKVLGRNSYTLCSDGQLLIRQVLHPETSKKNLLLSDCFYSFYDLRKEFRSCYPSSAAGKDQTIKTMAEYLGLGTDEAEEDFGVWQVKTMVAIIFSMLSEGGNHVFTEPETVKHKYETGPCSKSETVDSETVIRARGLPWQSSDQDIARFFKGLNIAKGGVALCLNSQGRRNGEALVRFVNSEQRDLALERHKHHMGSRYIEVYKATGEEFLKIAGGTSNEVAQFLSKENQVIIRMRGLPFTATQEDVLGFLGPECPVTGGKEGLLFVKYPDGRPTGDAFVLFSCEEYAQSALKKHKEILGKRYIELFRSTAAEVQQVLNRYMSTPLIPTLPTPIIPVIPPPYTIATGSVRDCVRLRGLPYTAGIDDILEFMADATGDIKPHGVHMVLNQQGRPSGDAFIQMKSADKAFMVAQKCHKKMMKDRYVEVFQCSGEEMNFVLMGGTLNRSGLSPPPCKLPCLSPPAYAAFQTAAVIPAEAALYQPQALLPTTRTPQASAAAPPAVTYYPAQAAQLYMNYTAYYPSPPVSPTTVGYIAAPPGAVAAAATATHTPILPQPGALVRMQGLPYNTGMKEILSFFQGYQLQADSILMLYNFSGQPSGEALVTFPSLDLAKKAVAEKNGQLLGSRYVELYLV; translated from the exons ATGACGGCTTCGCACAGTGACTCTTTGGTGGTGTTGTTTGGGGCAACAGCTGGTGCATATGGGGCTAAACTGGGTTCGGATGAGAGGGAACTAATTCTCTTGGTGTGGCAAGTTGTGGATCTACACAGCAAGAAG GTAGGGACACTACACAAATCCCTGGTGAAAGCAGACAACTTGGACTTAAGTGACCAGTGTCGCGAAGTCAGTGCCTTAACGCCAGAGGGACTGAGCAAAGCCGAGCCGCTGGACCGGGTTCTTCAACAG tttagtCAGCTGGTATCCAGTGATTTGAAAGTACTTGGAAGGAACTCTTACACACTCTGCAGTGATGGCCAGTTACTCATTCGACAAGTCCTCCACCCAGAAACATCCAAAAAG AACCTGCTGCTGTCAGACTGCTTCTATTCCTTCTACGACCTGCGCAAAGAGTTCCGCTCTTGCTACCCCAGTTCAGCCGCCGGCAAAGATCAGACCATCAAGACCATGGCAGAAT ATCTAGGCTTGGGGACAGATGAAGCAGAGGAGGACTTTGGCGTGTGGCAAGTGAAAACCATGGTGGCCATCATTTTCAGCATGCTCTCTGAAGGTGGTA ATCACGTATTTACTGAGCCTGAAACTGTGAAACACAAGTATGAAACAGGCCCTTG tAGTAAATCTGAAACTGTGGACAGTGAGACAGTAATACGTGCCAGAGGTTTGCCATGGCAGTCTTCAGACCAAGATATTGCTCGATTCTTCAAAGGTCTCAATATTGCCAA AGGTGGTGTGGCTCTTTGTCTGAATTCccaaggaagaagaaatgggGAGGCCTTAGTTCGGTTTGTAAATTCTGAACAGAGAGACCTTGCACTGGAAAGGCATAAGCATCACATGGGCAGCAGATACATTGAG GTTTACAAAGCAACTGGAGAGGAATTCTTAAAAATTGCAGGAG GCACCTCCAATGAAGTGGCCCAGTTCTTATCCAAGGAGAACCAAGTTATCATCCGGATGAGAGGCCTTCCATTCACTGCTACGCAGGAGGATGTCCTGGGCTTCCTGGGGCCCGAGTGCCCGGtcacaggagggaaagagggactTCTCTTTGTCAAGTACCCAGATGGCAGGCCCACAGGAGATGCATTTGTGTTATTTTCCTGCGAAGAATATGCACAAAGTGCGCttaaaaagcacaaagaaataCTTGGAAAACGTTACATAGAACTCTtcaggagcacagcagcagaagtcCAACAG GTACTTAATCGATATATGTCAACACCTCTCATCCCAACTCTGCCAACTCCCATCATCCCAGTCATCCCCCCCCCCTACACCATTGCCACGGGCAGTGTCCGGGACTGCGTCCGGCTCCGAGGGCTCCCTTACACCGCGGGCATCGACGACATCCTGGAATTCATGGCAGACGCCACCGGGGACATCAAGCCCCACGGAGTTCACATGGTCCTTAACCAACAG GGACGACCATCAGGTGACGCTTTTATCCAAATGAAATCTGCTGACAAAGCCTTTATGGTGGCTCaaaaatgtcacaaaaaaaTGATGAAGGACCGTTATGTGGAAGTATTCCAGTGTTCAGGAGAGGAGATGAACTTTGTTTTAATGGGTGGCACTTTAAATCGTAGTGGCTTATCCCCACCGCCATGTAAGTTACCAT GTCTCTCTCCACCAGCTTATGCTGCTTTCCAGACAGCAGCTGTGATTccagcagaggcagcactgtACCAGCCACAAGCCCTCTTGCCAACCACCAGGACTCCCCAGgcctctgcagctgctcctccagctgtcACCTACTACCCAGCTCAGGCTGCTCAGCTTTATATGAATTACACAGCTTACTATCCCAG TCCTCCAGTGTCTCCTACCACAGTGGGGTACATTGCAGCTCCCCCAGGAGCtgtagctgctgctgccactgccacccaCACTCCgatcctgccccagcctggagcgcTGGTCCGGATGCAGGGCTTGCCATACAACACAGGAATGAAGGAGATACTCAGCTTCTTCCAGGGCTACCAG CTCCAAGCAGATTCCATCCTCATGCTTTACAACTTTAGTGGCCAGCCCAGTGGCGAGGCATTGGTGACTTTTCCAAGCCTGGATCTAGCTAAGAAAGCAGTGGCTGAGAAAAATGGACAGCTCCTGGGAAGCCGCTATGTAGAATTGTACCTGGTCTGA
- the ESRP2 gene encoding epithelial splicing regulatory protein 2 isoform X3 produces the protein MKRHPQSYIYEMLPLYGAYKQVPVQIRLPGLKLKLFPPVVMTASHSDSLVVLFGATAGAYGAKLGSDERELILLVWQVVDLHSKKVGTLHKSLVKADNLDLSDQCREVSALTPEGLSKAEPLDRVLQQFSQLVSSDLKVLGRNSYTLCSDGQLLIRQVLHPETSKKNLLLSDCFYSFYDLRKEFRSCYPSSAAGKDQTIKTMAEYLGLGTDEAEEDFGVWQVKTMVAIIFSMLSEGGNHVFTEPETVKHKYETGPCSKSETVDSETVIRARGLPWQSSDQDIARFFKGLNIAKGGVALCLNSQGRRNGEALVRFVNSEQRDLALERHKHHMGSRYIEVYKATGEEFLKIAGGTSNEVAQFLSKENQVIIRMRGLPFTATQEDVLGFLGPECPVTGGKEGLLFVKYPDGRPTGDAFVLFSCEEYAQSALKKHKEILGKRYIELFRSTAAEVQQVLNRYMSTPLIPTLPTPIIPVIPPPYTIATGSVRDCVRLRGLPYTAGIDDILEFMADATGDIKPHGVHMVLNQQGRPSGDAFIQMKSADKAFMVAQKCHKKMMKDRYVEVFQCSGEEMNFVLMGGTLNRSGLSPPPCLSPPAYAAFQTAAVIPAEAALYQPQALLPTTRTPQASAAAPPAVTYYPAQAAQLYMNYTAYYPSPPVSPTTVGYIAAPPGAVAAAATATHTPILPQPGALVRMQGLPYNTGMKEILSFFQGYQLQADSILMLYNFSGQPSGEALVTFPSLDLAKKAVAEKNGQLLGSRYVELYLV, from the exons TTACATTTATGAGATGTTACCCTTGTATGGAGCCTACAAACAAGTACCTGTACAAATACGCCTGCCAGGATTAAAGCTAAAG TTGTTTCCCCCTGTGGTCATGACGGCTTCGCACAGTGACTCTTTGGTGGTGTTGTTTGGGGCAACAGCTGGTGCATATGGGGCTAAACTGGGTTCGGATGAGAGGGAACTAATTCTCTTGGTGTGGCAAGTTGTGGATCTACACAGCAAGAAG GTAGGGACACTACACAAATCCCTGGTGAAAGCAGACAACTTGGACTTAAGTGACCAGTGTCGCGAAGTCAGTGCCTTAACGCCAGAGGGACTGAGCAAAGCCGAGCCGCTGGACCGGGTTCTTCAACAG tttagtCAGCTGGTATCCAGTGATTTGAAAGTACTTGGAAGGAACTCTTACACACTCTGCAGTGATGGCCAGTTACTCATTCGACAAGTCCTCCACCCAGAAACATCCAAAAAG AACCTGCTGCTGTCAGACTGCTTCTATTCCTTCTACGACCTGCGCAAAGAGTTCCGCTCTTGCTACCCCAGTTCAGCCGCCGGCAAAGATCAGACCATCAAGACCATGGCAGAAT ATCTAGGCTTGGGGACAGATGAAGCAGAGGAGGACTTTGGCGTGTGGCAAGTGAAAACCATGGTGGCCATCATTTTCAGCATGCTCTCTGAAGGTGGTA ATCACGTATTTACTGAGCCTGAAACTGTGAAACACAAGTATGAAACAGGCCCTTG tAGTAAATCTGAAACTGTGGACAGTGAGACAGTAATACGTGCCAGAGGTTTGCCATGGCAGTCTTCAGACCAAGATATTGCTCGATTCTTCAAAGGTCTCAATATTGCCAA AGGTGGTGTGGCTCTTTGTCTGAATTCccaaggaagaagaaatgggGAGGCCTTAGTTCGGTTTGTAAATTCTGAACAGAGAGACCTTGCACTGGAAAGGCATAAGCATCACATGGGCAGCAGATACATTGAG GTTTACAAAGCAACTGGAGAGGAATTCTTAAAAATTGCAGGAG GCACCTCCAATGAAGTGGCCCAGTTCTTATCCAAGGAGAACCAAGTTATCATCCGGATGAGAGGCCTTCCATTCACTGCTACGCAGGAGGATGTCCTGGGCTTCCTGGGGCCCGAGTGCCCGGtcacaggagggaaagagggactTCTCTTTGTCAAGTACCCAGATGGCAGGCCCACAGGAGATGCATTTGTGTTATTTTCCTGCGAAGAATATGCACAAAGTGCGCttaaaaagcacaaagaaataCTTGGAAAACGTTACATAGAACTCTtcaggagcacagcagcagaagtcCAACAG GTACTTAATCGATATATGTCAACACCTCTCATCCCAACTCTGCCAACTCCCATCATCCCAGTCATCCCCCCCCCCTACACCATTGCCACGGGCAGTGTCCGGGACTGCGTCCGGCTCCGAGGGCTCCCTTACACCGCGGGCATCGACGACATCCTGGAATTCATGGCAGACGCCACCGGGGACATCAAGCCCCACGGAGTTCACATGGTCCTTAACCAACAG GGACGACCATCAGGTGACGCTTTTATCCAAATGAAATCTGCTGACAAAGCCTTTATGGTGGCTCaaaaatgtcacaaaaaaaTGATGAAGGACCGTTATGTGGAAGTATTCCAGTGTTCAGGAGAGGAGATGAACTTTGTTTTAATGGGTGGCACTTTAAATCGTAGTGGCTTATCCCCACCGCCAT GTCTCTCTCCACCAGCTTATGCTGCTTTCCAGACAGCAGCTGTGATTccagcagaggcagcactgtACCAGCCACAAGCCCTCTTGCCAACCACCAGGACTCCCCAGgcctctgcagctgctcctccagctgtcACCTACTACCCAGCTCAGGCTGCTCAGCTTTATATGAATTACACAGCTTACTATCCCAG TCCTCCAGTGTCTCCTACCACAGTGGGGTACATTGCAGCTCCCCCAGGAGCtgtagctgctgctgccactgccacccaCACTCCgatcctgccccagcctggagcgcTGGTCCGGATGCAGGGCTTGCCATACAACACAGGAATGAAGGAGATACTCAGCTTCTTCCAGGGCTACCAG CTCCAAGCAGATTCCATCCTCATGCTTTACAACTTTAGTGGCCAGCCCAGTGGCGAGGCATTGGTGACTTTTCCAAGCCTGGATCTAGCTAAGAAAGCAGTGGCTGAGAAAAATGGACAGCTCCTGGGAAGCCGCTATGTAGAATTGTACCTGGTCTGA
- the ESRP2 gene encoding epithelial splicing regulatory protein 2 isoform X1 — protein MKRHPQSYIYEMLPLYGAYKQVPVQIRLPGLKLKLFPPVVMTASHSDSLVVLFGATAGAYGAKLGSDERELILLVWQVVDLHSKKVGTLHKSLVKADNLDLSDQCREVSALTPEGLSKAEPLDRVLQQFSQLVSSDLKVLGRNSYTLCSDGQLLIRQVLHPETSKKNLLLSDCFYSFYDLRKEFRSCYPSSAAGKDQTIKTMAEYLGLGTDEAEEDFGVWQVKTMVAIIFSMLSEGGNHVFTEPETVKHKYETGPCSKSETVDSETVIRARGLPWQSSDQDIARFFKGLNIAKGGVALCLNSQGRRNGEALVRFVNSEQRDLALERHKHHMGSRYIEVYKATGEEFLKIAGGTSNEVAQFLSKENQVIIRMRGLPFTATQEDVLGFLGPECPVTGGKEGLLFVKYPDGRPTGDAFVLFSCEEYAQSALKKHKEILGKRYIELFRSTAAEVQQVLNRYMSTPLIPTLPTPIIPVIPPPYTIATGSVRDCVRLRGLPYTAGIDDILEFMADATGDIKPHGVHMVLNQQGRPSGDAFIQMKSADKAFMVAQKCHKKMMKDRYVEVFQCSGEEMNFVLMGGTLNRSGLSPPPCKLPCLSPPAYAAFQTAAVIPAEAALYQPQALLPTTRTPQASAAAPPAVTYYPAQAAQLYMNYTAYYPSPPVSPTTVGYIAAPPGAVAAAATATHTPILPQPGALVRMQGLPYNTGMKEILSFFQGYQLQADSILMLYNFSGQPSGEALVTFPSLDLAKKAVAEKNGQLLGSRYVELYLV, from the exons TTACATTTATGAGATGTTACCCTTGTATGGAGCCTACAAACAAGTACCTGTACAAATACGCCTGCCAGGATTAAAGCTAAAG TTGTTTCCCCCTGTGGTCATGACGGCTTCGCACAGTGACTCTTTGGTGGTGTTGTTTGGGGCAACAGCTGGTGCATATGGGGCTAAACTGGGTTCGGATGAGAGGGAACTAATTCTCTTGGTGTGGCAAGTTGTGGATCTACACAGCAAGAAG GTAGGGACACTACACAAATCCCTGGTGAAAGCAGACAACTTGGACTTAAGTGACCAGTGTCGCGAAGTCAGTGCCTTAACGCCAGAGGGACTGAGCAAAGCCGAGCCGCTGGACCGGGTTCTTCAACAG tttagtCAGCTGGTATCCAGTGATTTGAAAGTACTTGGAAGGAACTCTTACACACTCTGCAGTGATGGCCAGTTACTCATTCGACAAGTCCTCCACCCAGAAACATCCAAAAAG AACCTGCTGCTGTCAGACTGCTTCTATTCCTTCTACGACCTGCGCAAAGAGTTCCGCTCTTGCTACCCCAGTTCAGCCGCCGGCAAAGATCAGACCATCAAGACCATGGCAGAAT ATCTAGGCTTGGGGACAGATGAAGCAGAGGAGGACTTTGGCGTGTGGCAAGTGAAAACCATGGTGGCCATCATTTTCAGCATGCTCTCTGAAGGTGGTA ATCACGTATTTACTGAGCCTGAAACTGTGAAACACAAGTATGAAACAGGCCCTTG tAGTAAATCTGAAACTGTGGACAGTGAGACAGTAATACGTGCCAGAGGTTTGCCATGGCAGTCTTCAGACCAAGATATTGCTCGATTCTTCAAAGGTCTCAATATTGCCAA AGGTGGTGTGGCTCTTTGTCTGAATTCccaaggaagaagaaatgggGAGGCCTTAGTTCGGTTTGTAAATTCTGAACAGAGAGACCTTGCACTGGAAAGGCATAAGCATCACATGGGCAGCAGATACATTGAG GTTTACAAAGCAACTGGAGAGGAATTCTTAAAAATTGCAGGAG GCACCTCCAATGAAGTGGCCCAGTTCTTATCCAAGGAGAACCAAGTTATCATCCGGATGAGAGGCCTTCCATTCACTGCTACGCAGGAGGATGTCCTGGGCTTCCTGGGGCCCGAGTGCCCGGtcacaggagggaaagagggactTCTCTTTGTCAAGTACCCAGATGGCAGGCCCACAGGAGATGCATTTGTGTTATTTTCCTGCGAAGAATATGCACAAAGTGCGCttaaaaagcacaaagaaataCTTGGAAAACGTTACATAGAACTCTtcaggagcacagcagcagaagtcCAACAG GTACTTAATCGATATATGTCAACACCTCTCATCCCAACTCTGCCAACTCCCATCATCCCAGTCATCCCCCCCCCCTACACCATTGCCACGGGCAGTGTCCGGGACTGCGTCCGGCTCCGAGGGCTCCCTTACACCGCGGGCATCGACGACATCCTGGAATTCATGGCAGACGCCACCGGGGACATCAAGCCCCACGGAGTTCACATGGTCCTTAACCAACAG GGACGACCATCAGGTGACGCTTTTATCCAAATGAAATCTGCTGACAAAGCCTTTATGGTGGCTCaaaaatgtcacaaaaaaaTGATGAAGGACCGTTATGTGGAAGTATTCCAGTGTTCAGGAGAGGAGATGAACTTTGTTTTAATGGGTGGCACTTTAAATCGTAGTGGCTTATCCCCACCGCCATGTAAGTTACCAT GTCTCTCTCCACCAGCTTATGCTGCTTTCCAGACAGCAGCTGTGATTccagcagaggcagcactgtACCAGCCACAAGCCCTCTTGCCAACCACCAGGACTCCCCAGgcctctgcagctgctcctccagctgtcACCTACTACCCAGCTCAGGCTGCTCAGCTTTATATGAATTACACAGCTTACTATCCCAG TCCTCCAGTGTCTCCTACCACAGTGGGGTACATTGCAGCTCCCCCAGGAGCtgtagctgctgctgccactgccacccaCACTCCgatcctgccccagcctggagcgcTGGTCCGGATGCAGGGCTTGCCATACAACACAGGAATGAAGGAGATACTCAGCTTCTTCCAGGGCTACCAG CTCCAAGCAGATTCCATCCTCATGCTTTACAACTTTAGTGGCCAGCCCAGTGGCGAGGCATTGGTGACTTTTCCAAGCCTGGATCTAGCTAAGAAAGCAGTGGCTGAGAAAAATGGACAGCTCCTGGGAAGCCGCTATGTAGAATTGTACCTGGTCTGA